In Ananas comosus cultivar F153 unplaced genomic scaffold, ASM154086v1, whole genome shotgun sequence, the DNA window agCTCTAATTGTGCctcaatatataaataagagaGTTGTGACGATGAATGCTAATAATAgctaataaaaatatcaaatttaacgaAAATCTCACTTTGGCATCgttgacaatttttttaaacattaattttaaatactattaaGAGGGTTTTGTTTATTATCTTTCCTCGGCGAGCATTGAAATTCAAGCATTTTATATCTGAATGACCAATATATAATCTTAATTATATTGCTATAAAATGAAATTAATGTTTGTGATTAATTTAGACACTATGGTTAGAAGGATGAACGAGAACATAacattaagggtgcgtttgggtcgcattatgaaagattactaggaatgaaaagatgtccgagaatcttattcctattcatcatattactaagaatgtggaattcctgtgtttggttcgcatgatcatattatttagccatgttatttaagattacaaaaaatatacaattaattaatttattttttaaattaattttagataatctaccaaaaatttcaacatttttttagaaaaaagggagagagagcataggttagaaaaagagagcataattaaaaaaatagtaaaagaaatagagtcgaaattagagggagtgagagagttgagattttagaaaaagagggagggAGAAAGCttagtatagagagagaaaaagagttaaattttagagagaaagataagtttagagagagatgtgagattatagtgtaaagaaaaataataccaattagccgacgggtagggagaaagaaagagattagacatattatgattatcccaatccataTTATAGGATACCCACCCTTTCTCaagagaatgagattagtactttgggatgaatcttattcccaagtaaatctaatattactaactagattacttagtgcgtttaaccaaacaccgtcatatttttttattcctattggattactaggaatctttaaaagatagcgcgaatcaaacgcaccctaatACTAATGGAAATGGTTAAATTTTATTACTCACTTTTCTGGTGGTGGTTATGACATTGTCGACCATTAGATAATAATCTCATTAAACACCACTGTGACAATAAACAAAATGACTTGTAAATTCTCTAATATTTTGAGCTGAAACTAAAGATTTATTATTCTTGCTGTTGCAGCTGATGGCGTACCTGCTCATCTCTGCACTATCTGCTGCTATTCCTCTCACGGATCGCCTCCACAGAGTCATACATAACACATTCGTCGATTCATGCGCCGCCTCGATCAGCATGGCCTTTTTCGCTTTCGTGGCCCTCGCTCTCTCAGCTCTCGTATCTGGTTTTAGACTCTCCAAACAATCGTACATCTAACGTACCTACGTAGAGTATACATACCACTGTACGATTCTCTCCATCTCGCGAGTGTACTATAAGGTGTGTGTATTTGATGCCTTTGTACAGTAGAGAATATTGGTGTCGATAGTTTTACATCTTTCATTATTCTTTATGATCTTTAGCTTTGCTTTacttttataaagaaaaaaaaaaaaaccataatttCCGCATCCATTTGTATCACGTTAAAGAAGTCTCAAtatgttttattatattatatataatataatgcaTGGGCAAAAGAGCTCTGtcctagaaaaataatttaacttcgCTGATTAGCTTTAAAGGGGAGTCTACGTCACGCGTAACTTTCCCTTCGCCCAACCAAAATGGATGGGAACGATGAGGTGTCATGTCGATGTAGGCGTTTGTGTCCCTGTtacactaaattaatttttatattagcaATGTAGTTGAATTTAGGTTTGCAGAGTTTTCTCACTACTATTATAATGGCAAAAATTAATTAGTCGTGAATCTGTGTCCCATCAAATTTCGTCtggaataaatatttaaactataaaataattattaaattaaaaaatagttgttttttaataaaaaactatttttatttaaattaataatattttattttattttatattttatttaaattagaaaggaaaaaaaaaaggaaacgcTAGCATTTTTAGCGGGAATGAAtcataaaaaagttatttaatCTCGTCAAGGctggtcgggtcgggtcgggtcttCATCTTTCGCATCTGGATCCGTCCCGTTTGCATCCGTTGTACCCACCGTTTCCTGTCACGCTGCTTCAAGTATTAATCTCCCACCTTACATACATCATCACCGTCCAATCCTGATCACACGGTTCAGAATCACCTGAAAAATACCGGGCACCCGGTACATTCAACATTCGGAAAAACCAGCATCGGGCTCTGCGATCGGATAAGGTCGGCGCAAGATTCCGACAAAAATATGTACATACGTATCCCTTTCCCCAAACTACCCCTCCGAAACGACACAAACTACGAGACGCCCATCGCACGTTTTACATTCGCGCCCGTAACACAGTGCCACTTTCGTAATTCGGGCCAATTTTGGGGGGGAGTTATTTACACGTGTCTCCTTCCATACTACTCATCACTCCAATTGCGGTGGATTCGGGCGGTGGCAAGCGGGTGTAATTAGCGGGTAAATCATGTCGGGTTTGAATCCGGGAGCGGCGCCATACTTGCCGGGGCTGTTCCGGGCGGTGGAGGACTACTCGCCGGAGTGGTGGGAGCTCGTCGGGTCGTCACCGTGGTTCTGTGACTACTGGCTCCGCGACCGCAATAAGAAAATAATGGAGTCCCCTGATCCGACCGATATTTACGACCCCGCCATCCCCGACGACCTCTACGCCTTCTTCTTGGGTACATGCGCATTGTTGGAAGCGTAGTTACTAGAAGCATTTTTGTTCTAGTTGAATGAGTTTTATTAGATAtgtcatattttatttttttttataggtgCAGATCATGATGCTGATGATACGGAGGAGAAAGAGGACGGAAAAGGAGGAGAGAGGCGAAAGGAGATGGTGGTTTGCGGGGCGGAGAAGTGGCGGATGTCGCGGCAGAGGGCGCAGGCGGCGAGATATGGAGAGAAAGCCCCTAAGATTGTGAAGATCGTGAGAGTGAGTCCGAGACCGATTCAACAGCCCAAGTAAAACGAATCGAGCAGACTCAACTCACCGAGTCATGGAACGTGTGCGCGTGGGGGCGGAGTTGTATTAATGTGGCATGTTTTTTGTCTTttgtctttttctcttttcttttccttttttttcggTTAAGCTATTATCTAGCTTGTATGGTTTGTAAATTAACatggaataagaaaataatggagttcccccatctctctctctctctctctctagcgattttttattttcttatcaaTAATTGAAAAATGTTATTCAAGCTCAGCCAAGGTAGATAGGGCCCTACAAAAtacgaagtttttttttttaaaaaaaaattgtaatcaGTATTATAATTTGTATATGAAAGGagtctaatatatatatatatatatatatataacactatTCATCAGGTTGTTTCCTTTCTCATATTGGGGTCTTAATTTTGACAATGCATACATAATATAATGGATTAAATCTCTATatataaagttatatatatatatatatatatatatatatatatatatatatgtgacgAACGAGTAGTTAGGCCTGTCGACCCACTCAAAATTCCAAAGTTAGGCTTACCAAAGCCTACAAAATTTGAGGCCCATTTAGCCCGACCCGTTTATCATAAGATTATTTAACTATAAGGCCCAAATCAGTTATTAGCAAGACGAGTCACCCTACAAGGTCGGTTAAGATTAGCAAGACGAGTCTCTCATCGTCTGATGCTTATGAGTTTTTTAACTAGACAGTAGCATGTCAGAGGCTATCTAAGATCAAAAGATTAAGAgtgttaagcgtgctaggattaGAGCAGTGTTCTAGGATAGACGACCCTCCGCAAAATGGGATATCGCAGTTTATTGTAAGAATGTTTATTCATTAGGCCCAGATTAGTTGCTAGCTTCTAAGTCCATccgaaaataaattaaagttatttAGAttacgggaaaaaaaaagaagtttctttttctttctcttcttgtaAGTATCTAATGAGTTTGGTTCAACTGACTGACCGTCCCTACCGcgagtggcaaagagcttggcggttggtatccgaggttccaagttcgaattctagttgattcacatttctagctaagtttatttttaaatgaaataaacgaagcgggtaggcatgcgctctctctctctctcaaaaaaaaaagaaaaagaaaaaagaaaaaaaagaaaataaaaaagagtttgGCTCAAGTGAGGGGTGTACAATTGAGTCTTATTTTGTGAAGGCTACAATCATGATTATGTTAGTTAGAAATTTTAAGTAAAGTAAaagtataattattaaaatctgttaattatgATTATTAATCTCAAAACCAGGCGACAAATACTACCCAAGTGTTAAGTATACATACAAAGGGTTCATTTGattcaaatattattaataagtcaaaataaattaagataaaattacaTGAGTAGATtcagaaattatattttaactaaattGGTGTGAATGAGTGGCACTTTAGAGAaaggatattttattttattttattttattttttgtgtgtggagaagaaaacaaaaggtCTTGTGAACTTGCGAATAGGATAAGTTGACCGACTAATAAATAAACGTGcaagataagtatttttatttaattattattataattaatttattattattatttttgtgattAGGTTACGAAGTCAACATTGTGGATGTAAACGATTGCTTAGAGCTGTGAACATATGATGTCACTGCTTCTTACTAAGCACAAAATTAACATGTAGATCttatgatatatttaaaatatattgtacaTTAAATCGGTGTCACACGTTTCTTGCGTATATtatacattattaattaatgcagGGACAAAGTTaatgtaaacttttttttttttttgtgaaaaactacttggaaatataaataaattagagtaaacttcaaattattttcatatagtttagcttatttttattttgttatttttggatttaaaaaGTTGTGCTTTGTCTCCTGTgctattttatcaaaaaacTCGATGCAAATAGGGtagcaaattaaataaaagtatttaaacaATCACAAGATGACAAAATAAACAATACGCTAAATCACAGAGGGAGAATGTGTAACCTTTTTAATTatagaatgataaaataaaaatgagataAACGTACAGGAGAGGCAATTTGAATTTTACCctataaattaatttgtaagTCAAGTCAAATTTTGAGAGGAGCCCTttgttaaacataaaaaaaaagaaaaaaaaaatcatctttaAGGAGGcttctgtgtttttttttttttttttttttttttttttttgcaggcgCATGCAAATATATGTGACCAAAATAAACTTTACATTCAGCGGACAGATGGTCAGAAATCCCTCTATGAGTTCATCACTGAAATAAACTTTATATGTGGCTGAAATCTCTCTATGAGTTCATCACTGACGGTGGTCAGATAGACTCCCTGTACGTTCAGCTTTGGAGGCTAAAAATTTCAGctaaaaacaaaatattcattTGGATTCTCCTTCGCAAGAGATTACTTACAGCGGACAGATTAATCTGTTGAGGGTGTGTTGTGGATCAGTATTGCATTTTTTGTGCGCTATTTCCAGAAACCTGCGACCACCTATTTCGGGAATGTGTCTTCGTCAGATACCTTTTATTCAGTGCCGAAAATTCAGATACAAGCGAATTGGAATCGGGGGATGTTCGCCGGCTATGGACGGAGACAGCTAACATTCACAATGTCGTGTTGAGGACAAAAAGTCTAACCCATttggcggcaatctggtgggtgaTATGGACGGAGCGTAATAATACTATCTTCAGCGATGCGCGGCCCAATGCTTCCTAGGCTCTCGAACGTGTTACGGCCTTGATCAAAACTTGGACCGAGATCCTTTGACTATCGACCGTGACTCCTGATTTCTCACTTCCTTCTCAGTACTGTTTGTGCTCGATTTCGATATTTACTGCTTTATTTACTTCTTTTAGTTATTTACTTCTTCGTAATTGTATCGTTTTTTGTTTTCGTCCGGATACTCTAGGAGGCCTTAGTTGCTTCCAAcatgtacgcttagttcattttgcttaatgaatgaagcaggtagcttgctacttattttttcaaaaaaaaaagaaaaaaagaaaaaaaaactttacatTGTTTAGGAAcgagtatttaaattttaaaaaattttaattttattatccaatcttttaTTTAGTATTTAACTTGATTTGATTGTAGACTTTTAGTTATTTATTGTTCTGAGACACTACGTGCTCTCGCTTCATCCGTACACTTTAACACTGTATTTTTATTTGTCATTCATTTCATTTAATTATTCGATCAATACCATCCAAGCATTTTAGTTAATGAATGTTTAACAACGAGATGATGcttgtaaaaaatattaagatttgGTGTACAAATCAAACTATTTGAATGGTTAGAgagtaaaatccaaaatt includes these proteins:
- the LOC109703986 gene encoding protein EARLY RESPONSIVE TO DEHYDRATION 15-like is translated as MSGLNPGAAPYLPGLFRAVEDYSPEWWELVGSSPWFCDYWLRDRNKKIMESPDPTDIYDPAIPDDLYAFFLGADHDADDTEEKEDGKGGERRKEMVVCGAEKWRMSRQRAQAARYGEKAPKIVKIVRVSPRPIQQPK